The sequence below is a genomic window from Streptomyces sp. NBC_00289.
GCAGATTCGCCCACGGCAGAGCGCTCAGGGCGTGTGCTTCTCGCGCAGCTCCCGGAAGAACGCGCGCACGTCGCCGACCAGCAGATCGGGCTCCTCCATCGCCGCGAAGTGCCCGCCCCGGTCGAACTCGGTCCACCGCACGAGGTTCTCGGTCCGTTCCGCCTTGTGCCGCAGGGGAAGCTGGAGCTCGGCCGGGAAGACGGCGAGCGCGGTGGGGGCGGTGGAGGGCTCGGCCGGTGCCGCCGCCCGACCGGTGGCGTGCGCCCGCTCGTAGTAGACGCGGGCCGACGAACCGGCGGTCCCGGTCAGCCAGTACAGCATGACGTTGGTGAGCAGCCGGTTGCGGTCCACGGCTTCCTCGGGCAGTTCCTCCGAGTCGGTCCACTCCCTGAACTTCTCGACGATCCAGGCGAGTTGGCCGACGGGGGAGTCGGTGAGGGCATACGCCAGGGTCTGCGGCCGGGTGGACTGCAGGACGGCGTATCCCGTGCCCTCGCGCGACCACGCGCTCCACCGGTGCCACGAGGTGAGCGTCTTCTCCCGCTCCTCGGGGCCCAGTGCCGCCAGTTCGTCGGGGGTCGGTTCGGTGGCGGCCTGCGCGCCCGGCAGCAGGTTGAGGTGCACGCCGATGACGCGTTCCGGGTGCGCGCGGCCCAGTTCGCGGGAGATCGCCGCACCCCAGTCGCCGCCCTGGGCGCCGAAGCGCGAGTAGCCGAGCCGCCCCATCAGTTCGGCCCAGGCGTCGGCGATCCGGCCGGCCTCCCAGCCGGTGTCCGGCGTGGGGCCCGACAGCCCGAACCCCGGGATGCTCGGTACGACCACGTGAAAGGCGTCGGAGGGGTCGCCGCCGTGGGCGGCCGGATCGGTGAGCGGCCCCACGACGTCGAGGAACTCGACGATCGACCCCGGCCAGCCATGGGTGATGATCAGCGGGGTCGCGTCGGGCTCGGGGGAGCGGACATGCGCGAAGTGGACGGTCGCCCCGTCGACGGTGGCCGTGAACTGCGGCCACTCGTTGAGCCGCTCCTCGGCCGCCCGCCAGTCGTAGGCGTGCCGCCAGTGCCGTACCAGCTCCCGCAGATAGTCCGGGGGAACACCGTGGGACCAGCCGACCCCCGGCAGCGCCTCCGGCCACCGGGTGCGGTCGAGGCGCTCGTGCAGATCGTCGAGATCGCGCTGCGGTACGTCGATACGGAACGGGCTGATGCTGTCTGTGTCTGCGGGCGAGGACGTCATGATCCGGATGCTAGTTCCGGGCGGTGACAGGGCCAATCGGATCAACGGTCCGTCGGCCGATGGGTTTTCTGGGATCGATCTGTCGTCGACCGATGAGTTTCGCGGGAACGATCGGTCGACA
It includes:
- a CDS encoding epoxide hydrolase family protein, producing the protein MTSSPADTDSISPFRIDVPQRDLDDLHERLDRTRWPEALPGVGWSHGVPPDYLRELVRHWRHAYDWRAAEERLNEWPQFTATVDGATVHFAHVRSPEPDATPLIITHGWPGSIVEFLDVVGPLTDPAAHGGDPSDAFHVVVPSIPGFGLSGPTPDTGWEAGRIADAWAELMGRLGYSRFGAQGGDWGAAISRELGRAHPERVIGVHLNLLPGAQAATEPTPDELAALGPEEREKTLTSWHRWSAWSREGTGYAVLQSTRPQTLAYALTDSPVGQLAWIVEKFREWTDSEELPEEAVDRNRLLTNVMLYWLTGTAGSSARVYYERAHATGRAAAPAEPSTAPTALAVFPAELQLPLRHKAERTENLVRWTEFDRGGHFAAMEEPDLLVGDVRAFFRELREKHTP